In Equus przewalskii isolate Varuska chromosome 31, EquPr2, whole genome shotgun sequence, the sequence CGGCCCGCGGGGCTGTGTGGGGCCGCGCCGCTCGCTGTCGTCGCCCTCCTGGTGCTGGGGGTCCCCCCAGGTAAGGGGTGCGAAGGCGGCTGCGGACGGGGAGGAGGAAGGGTCCGGGGCGCAGGGACGGAGGCCCCCACCGTGGAGACACGGGAGCTCTCAGGCCCCGCGGGCGAAGGGGCCGAGGACCATCGGGGGAGGATGGCcagggagccggcctggtggccacTGGCGCCCGCCCCCTGCCCGCAGCGCTGGCCGGCGAGGACTGCCTGTGGTACGTGGACCGCAACGGCTCCTGGCACCCGGGCTTCAACTGCGAGTTCTTCACCTTCTGCTGCGGGACCTGCCACCAGCGGTACTGCTGCCGGGACCTGAGCCTGCTCATCACCGAGCGACAGCAGAAGCACTGCCTGGCCTTCAGGTGGGCTGCCCCCACTCCAGAGGGCTGCCGGGCCTGCCCCCCCTTTGTCCACTGGGCTCCGAGCCCAGCCGGGGACTCCAGCTTGGTGACAAAGCCAGCCGTGAGTGCTGAGGCTTGGGAGTTCCAGGAAAGGCATCTTGGTGGCCATCATAGGCTTGAGCTGGCCGAGGTGTCCAGGTTCTTTCTGGAGCCTCTGCCTGGTGGGGTCAGATCGTGTCGGGGGGAGGGTGCAAGGTCAACAGTGCAGTGTGGCTTTGTGGAGGAGCTCTGGCAGGAGGACTGGAGCTGCAGGCATGGTTCCCAGGTGTACGTCCCATGTCCCACCAGCCGTGCGATCCTGCGGAAGGCTCTTCCCCTCGTGGGTCATGCTTTCCTCTTGGTAAAATGAGGGGTTGCCAAAATTAGTGGTTTCCAAACTTCTTTTTGAAGGGGACCGCTAATATATAAAACAGGTATGAGGACACTGTGACTGCAGTGGGCTGTGGAAGAAAGCTATAGATTATTTCTAAGGCGCCTTTCAGTTGTAAGTCTAACCAATCAAGCTGCAGATGGAagaatggggtggggggcaccCCACACCCCTGCCAGGCAGCACAGCCCCAGGGGAAGTGGGGGTCCCCTAAGAGCTCCTCCACAGGGACCGGGCAGAGCCCCACAAGGAACCCCAACCTTAGCTGCTGTGGCCCCTGCTGGCCAGGAGCAGGAGCACAGCTTTATGGTCAGCATCCCGAGGACGCCCTCCCACGAGCGTTGGAAGGTGACAGGACCTGTCCTTTGTCTAAAGTCCCAAGACCATAGCAGGCATCGCCTCGGCTGTCATCCTCTTCGTGGCTGTGGTCGCCACCACCAtctgctgcttcctctgctccTGCTGCTACCTGTACCGCCGGCGCCAGCAGCTGCAAAGCCCGTTTGAAGGTATGCACGGGCCTGGGCCCCAGGGGGGCACCAGAGCCCTCAAGAGTGTGAGCTCTGTagagggatatgcttctgtgtACACACACCTGCCAGCATGAGACCCCAGAAATAAGAATGCGCCAGGGGCACATGTGAACATGGCACCGTGGGTACGTGTACGTGCACGCACGTGGATCCTCAGAAGTGCACGGTGAGCGTGTGGTGTGTGCAGTGGGTGTATGCATGCACGTGACTCTGAGTGAGTACATGGGGGGTGTGTAGTGGTGAGCAGTAACGGGGTGTGCTCCAGCACATGGAATGCATGCCTGAGTGTTGCCATGTGACTGCATCTATGCCCAAACCTGAGGGGCATGGGAACGGTAACACACGGGGGATATGGGGAGGACCCCCTTGGTGGCAGCTCTGCTAGATTACAAGATACCAGCCGCTGGAGCTGCCCTCCCCTTGCCCACATGGGACAGTCCCCCGGCTGTGCTCTCGGGCTCATGAGGCCTCTGAAACCTGCTGAGGGGATAATGTGCCCAACACAGACTGGACCGCTGGGCTCACGGGCACAGCTCCCTGCTCAGCTCTGTCAAGCGAGGTCTGGGAACAAAGGCAGCAGGTGGCCAGCCTGGACCCTGCCAGAGGCCCACGCCCAGGGGTGCCTACTGTGTttcctgggcaggaggagggggctccCCGTGGAGGTGGAGCTCTGAGTGCTGCTCCTTGTCCCCCACCTAGGCCAGGAGATTCCCATGACAGGCATCCCAGTGCAGCCAGTGTACCCGTACCCCCAGGACCCCAAAGCTGGCCCTGCACCCCCAGAGCCTGGCTTCATGTACCCACCTAGTGGTCCTGTTCCCCAGTACCCAGCCTACCCGGCTGGGCCCCCGATCTACAACCCAGCAGGTAAGTGAGCCGTCTGGAGCCccagctcctgctgcccccactgcTGCACTGGgacctccctgccctctcccgggtgggcttcctctgcctccagctggAAAGCTCCAGTTGTCTCTTCCCCATGGACCCTGCATGCCCCGCGGTTGGGGGTTACTTCACAGCCTCCCATGCCACCCCTGACCCTcttcctgtctccttggcttTCAGCTCCTCCCCCGTATATGCCACCACAGCCCTCCTACCCTGGAGCCTGAGGACCCGGCCGTGTCTCTGCTGCCCCTCAGTCAAACCCTCCTGCATCTGCGGCtggccctgggggtgggcaggggtccTCCATGCTCCAGGCCCCAGACCAAGCCCAGCCCTGAACATGAGAGGGGACAGAGCCCCGGGAAGCAGAACGGGAGCTGAGCTGGACCTTGGCCGTGAATGGAGGGTGGGGGGCGCTTGGGATTGGTGGACTATTTTTACTGGGGCAAGGGAAGGACATGAAAGGCCGGGTCACAGCCCCTGCTCTCTGATAGTCCCTCCACTCCCAGGAGCCCCACAGGAAGGCCGGGGCCCCCCGACTGGCCtgctgtgggctggggtggggtggagggggctccATCAGCAGTGGGCAGAAGCCCCACCTTGCTGCCCCACTGGCCAGGGCTTCGGCCTGCGGGATTAAAGCTGTAAAGAGGTCACTCCGTCGTCGCATCCTTGGGCCCGTCCACACTGGCAGAGCACGCCCTCACCCACTTCAGCGGAACCACCCCGGATGGCTCCTGGGGCTGGTTCCCAAAGCCAACGAGTTGGATTGGGCCACCCCCGGAAGAGGATGGTTGTCTGCATCACAGACAGTCCCCGCTAGGGGCCAGCGCCACCGACAGCACAGAAGCTCCCGGACCCGCCGTCTCCCCGAGTCCccgagtctcagtttcctcgtctacgGAATGGGGGAACGCCTCGGGGCTGTCGTGAGGGTGGACTATGTCCATGAAACTGATggtctttccttccctcctgatGGAGGGCTAGGTGGGGACCGGGCCGCCGAGAGACTGGGGCAGGGGCTTCTGTCCGCTGCTTGGGTCATCAGGGGACCCTAAAGCATTAGGTCCCCCAGGCCAGtgtccgcccccccccccagaacTGCCTGGGCATCTAGCCAGACCCTCTCCGCTTGCCCTGCTCCCCGAGGACACGAGGACATGAGGACACGGTCCTTGAGCTCCCAGGACTTGTCTGGCGACAGGTCCAGGGAAGGAAGTTTGACGGTTTTTCATTCAAGTATGAAGAGTGCCACCCCCAACCACCTGGCTCCTCCTCCGttgtcccccagcccctccccccttccctttgGTTGCCACAggccctctctcctgcctgccctctcAGGTTTCCTCAGGCCTCTGGGCTCCTGCAGCCCTGTCTTCCCGCTGGGTTCTGGATGTGGCCCTTGTGCTAACCACACCCCCAGGGCCCTCTGCCACCTATAGTATCCAGGAGGCTCTTGTCACACAGCTCGGAGGGGGAGCTCCTGGGCCAGCTGCTGCAGGAGCCGGGGGCAGAAACTGCCCCTGTGGGCAGAGCTCTGCCGTGGTCCACAGTTTCCTCCCTTCCCAGCGAAATCTTCAGGGGCCCTAAGTGTGCCCTGGACTGACCCAGACACACGGGAAGCTAACGCtgctggggacagagctggggcCCCAGCTGCAAATCCCCCTTCCCTTTGAGGGTGAGGCCAGGAGGCGGGAGCCAGCCGAGTGTCCTGGCTTCCAGGCTGCAGGTTCTGCCTCACGCTTTAGGAGAGGGGTCACCAGGTCATCTCTAGGTTTGGGGCCCAGTCTGAAGCTGGGAGGTACAAGAGATTTGCAGGATAAGGTTTCTGGGTTTCCCTAAGAAACAAGGTGTCAATGAATGCGAGGCCATGCCAGCCAGAATCCACAACCTGGGGCCGATTAAAAACTGCTTtgaggtgggagggcaggcagTTTATCCCAGCCATAGCTGCTTCCCAGAAGGGTGGAATGCCCCCTTCCAACATTTCCAGTGAGTTACCTCTGCAAAGCCCTGAAAATGAGAGGATtctaagaaaaaggaggaaaccGTGACAGAGGGGAGCTTTCACCTGCTCCAAGCAGAGGAGGCCCCTCTCACATTTCTTTAGGTCCTTAAATAGGGCAACACCCCGATATGTCTCCCAAAGCTGCTCCCTGTGACCCCATCTCATCTGCTCATCACCAGGGGAACATAGGGCTGTACCCGCCCCTCCCGATTACCTTGGTCCTCAGCTAGGACCCCTGAAAACCAGGGAGGACCCTACGAGGGGAGGCAGGTAGAGGATGGGAAGAGCAGTGCCCCCCCCCTCAACGATTGGAGTCTCAATGGTGTAAATGGGGTCCTGCCAGGCCGAGAGGGAACACTGAGGACCGGAAGGGGAGGTCGGGGAGGCCgagatggagaagaggagcaTTTTACACGAAAGCAAGTGGCCTCTGATCTTGGGGCAGCAAGgtctgctcagccctgggggggAGGCAGGGCTCAGAGGGGGAAGACCGGGTTCAGGTGCAGGAAGAGAGCCAGGGCAGAGGTGCGGGGGGTGGAAAACACCGAGGCCAGGAGGGGCAGGTTAGCAGAAGGGGGAGAGCTGtcggggaggggccaggagggggaCAGAAGGGAGCAGCCCGGGAGGCAGTCACTTCGGGCAAGCAGTGAGGGAGGGCGGCGGGACGGAGGAAAGGATGGAAGCCTGGGGACGGAGCCAAGGGATGGGAACCAGGTGGTAGGCCAGGGGGACAGGGGAACGCGCAGCAAGGTGGCCCCCTCCCAGGCCAGCAGCCGGCCCCCACCCCACAGGTGGGCTCAGGCCTGGAGACAGGCTCACAGGGGTGGGGGGCACATGGCTCTGCAGGCTTGGTGACCTGGGGGTCCAcagcagctgggggcagggggacaggggTGAGCTGCACCCAGAAGAAGCCCCGAGGGGCCCCGGTCCGGCTCACGGCGCCCCCAGGCGGAGGTGGAAGGGGACAGAGGGGACCCCGAGTCACGGGGCGGCACCCGGGGGGAGCCCTTCGCCCCGTCggcaggagacctgggtttgGATCCGGATTCATGGACTTGTTAAGTCGTCTGCTCCCTCGAGCCTCATTCTTCCCGCGCAGAGGGCGGCGCAGGACGGGTGGGCGGCAAAACGCGGGCCCGCCGGCAGCAGGTGCCTAGGGCTCCGCGGCCATCCGCCCCGTGGGGTGGGCCGGCGCTCTGTCCCCGCACCCCTCCGCCGCTaaggccgccccgccccgcgccccccgcaCATCGCGCGCATCCCTGGGCGGCGGGAGGACCTGGCGCGCTCGGCCGCCAGGGGTCGCTGCCCCGCGTCTGGTCCGGGCTCCGGGGAGGATGACGTCaccgcgccggccccgccccccgggaGGATGACGTCACCGGGTGGGCCCCGGGCGCGGGGGAGGGCTGCGGACTCCGCTGGTGCTGGGTCGGGAAAGGGGTTTTTGTTCTGCTAATCTTGTCTAAGTCTCGTAGAAAGGGCTTCCCCAGGTGACAGGTGCGCTTGGAGCCTCCGGATTTGGAGCCTGCTTGTCTAGGGCGGCTAGGAGGCCAGCACCGGCCTCAATTCAGAAATAGGGGGACCCTTCATCAAAAGTAGTTCTAGGGGCAGCCTGAGCTCTCCTTTCCCAGCTGAGTGATCCTGGACCTGTCAGTTAACCTCTCTGCGGCGAACTCGgtctgcaaaatggagacaatattGGGGTCCCCCTCAGGGAGTTAAAGGATCAGATGGGGACCCGAGGACCCGGCAGACCTGGGAGAATGGAAGCCCTGCCTGGACTGAGCTTCAGCCTGTAACAGCCTTTGGGGTCGGGGAGGGagtgtggcctgtctcccctctcCTGGACCCATCCCCTGTTTAGGGCACTGGGGGACCTGCCAGTGGGTGCAGGAGGGGGCAGAGTGTGATCTTTGCTCTCGGCACTAGCCTGCCTCTGTTTCCAGCCAGACCTAGCACAGCTGTCCAGCTTCCAGGCAGGGgcaccccacctccccccaaGCAATGGTGTTGTTCTCCCTGCCCTTGAGGCAAAACCTGGAGGCAGAAAACCTACAAGTGCTCCAGACCCCAGGTGGCAGTTCTGCAGTGCCAAGGGGGCCAGCACCTTTAAGCCCATCAAATCAGAAAGATGCCTTTGATGTATGCGGGGTGGAGGGCATGGGCACTGGCAGGTCCGGAGGGCAGCCTGCAGCTGGGCAGGGAGCGAAATCCATGAgtagaggaggggtgggggtgacGGGGCATGCTGGTGTGGGTGCTGCTCCCCAGATGGTCTGTCTGCTCACAGATGGCTGCCTTCCTGGGCCTGTGACTGCTGTGAGGAGCTGGCCCCGGGCCCACCACTGGGAAGAGTCATGCGATGGGCATCTCTGAACATGCCTAATATAGCCATCGCGGGGCCCTGCGCGCCACACTGCCCGTCACCCCGAGAGTGGCTCCGCCGGATGACTCCAGGCAGCAAGACCGGGCAGGAGCAGACCCTGGTTGGGGTCAGCCCTGGGCCCTCTACTCGGGTTGAGGCTTTCCCCGACCCGTCCTTTCTGCGGGTAGGAGCTTGTTCTGTGGTCAGCTGGGCATGGCAGGGAACCTGAGTGCCAGCGtcctccaggcagcccagggtgAGCGTCAGACAGAGTGGGGCACAGTCGTTCACGGCTAGAGGCTTGTATATATTATCAAAATCTTAtggaaaaacagatacacagcTATTTATACAACAGCAGGTGGATGTGAGGCAAACTTCCGCTTTGGCATCAAACCGTCAGGTCCAGCTGCTGTCTGTCCCTCTCCCCCATCCGgagccccctccctgccaggcactgtccaTCCAGGCCCGCCACCCCTGCCGAGTCCTCTGATTGGCCcaggagggggttggggggaccctcagcccccctccctctcccttggGCCCTCATGCCCTGTCAATCATCATCGCCCCACACAGAGTGCCCCTGGCCCGGCAGCTGTGCCTCGAGGGCTCCTCAGAGGCCTGGATCCTGGCCCTGGAGGGCAGTGGGATTGAGGGCCAGGCTGAGGGACATCTCTCCTGGATCCCAGGCCTTCTGCAGCTGGCCAGCTCCACGGGCCCCGGGCACGCCGCCTTCTCAGTGACGTGCTAAAGGACTCTCCTTGTCCAGAAACCACAGCTCCATGTACAAAAAGAAGTTTTCGGAGAGCCtcagagacaagaaaaggaaagtgagaggAGATAAGGCGTCCTTCCTTGAGCGTGGCCCAGGCCTCGAGCTCTCCCACGGCAGAATGAGGACAGTCACAGCAGGTCAGCCGGCGTGGGGTGGGCGGGGTCTGTGCAGCCTGGGAGGCCGGGCCTGGGCAGTCCCGGGTGGGCGGACGGGGCCTGGCAGCCTGGTCCTACTGAAGCAGCTTGGGAACCTCCACCTGTGAGGGCCAAGCAGAGACCGTTAGAGAAGGGGGTCAGCAAGGGGCCCTGGAATGCTCCTGCCCTCCCTTCTGGACACCAGACACCTCAACACACGcctgtggaatgaataaataagctgTCAACACAGGgagcatttttccttttctgtaagaaCTGAATGTCACCAAATGACCACTGGAATCAGAACGGAGGTTGTCCTTTATCTCCTGGGGTCTAGTCCCAGGTGACGTCAGGGGGGTGAGCCAGGTGGGCAGATGACCATAGGAGGGGAGCTTTGGGCAGTAAGGGTCTCCAGAGATGGCTCCCGTGCCTGTGACACTGCGTAGTCGCAAGGTGACTCTCCTGAGGGCTGAGTCTCCCAAAGACCTTTGGGATGGACTGACCTGTAGGACTTGGCTGGTCCTGAGGGAATTAGGAAGACAAAGACCACTTTTGTTTTGGGAATGGAGGAGACAAGACCTAAGGAAGGCCTGAGGCAGGACTCGCTGGTCAGAGCTGTTCCTCcgtctctttcctcctttgtttaGCTGCAGGGCGGAGGGAGAGGCTAAAGGAAGCTCCTTAAAGGGAGGGTAGAGTCCCTCTAAGGAAGATGGAgtgagggctgcctggaggcgGGAGGATGCACAGGATGACGGAAGTGCCCTTGACCTGGGAGTCCGTCTCTCACCTGCAGCCTGACACAGCGTCCCCTGCACGTCTTCCCTCCCTGCTGGGtctcgcccccccccccgcccagccccCCGCCCAGCCCCCGCCCTCCTGGCCCGCGGCCCACAGCTACTTACCTTCTTGAGCTGCTTGAGGTTGCTGGAGCGGATGGCAGCCAGGAGCTGGTCACGGGAGTTCTTCTCCTGGGCGGGGAGGACTCTGTCCCCCATCTTCCTCTGGGTAGCTGGCGAGAGTGAGTTCTTCAGGTTCTCCATGATGAGGGGTGGGGCcaagggaggtggaggtggaggtggggcggCTGGAGCGCCCCCTTTCTTGGGCGAGTTCTTGGGAGAGGCCTTTGGAGATGGCTGGGGTGAGGGTGTCGGGGAGCCCTTGGCCACGGCCCCCACCTTGGGCACCTCCAGCAGACCCTTCTTCTCTCCGCTGGCCTCCTGCGCCTGCCGCTGCTCCTGCAGCCGCTTCTGCCGCTGCTTGTCCATGTTGCGGCTGAGCAGGTTGGTGACGGTCATGCGGGGCCCGGCCAGCTCGAAGTGGTAGCCCAGCTTGAGCAGCGTGGTGTTCTCCTTGAGCAGCTTGGCAATCTCCATCTCGGTCTTGCCGCCGCAGATGTGTCTCTGGTTGTGGAAGCGGAGCTCGGTCAGCGTGTTGTTCTGGAGCAGGGCCCGGAAGATGGCCAGGATGCCTTTGCCTGTGATGTGGTTGGAGTCCAGGTTCAGGCTGGTGATCGTCTTGTTGGCCTTGAGCATGATGGCAATGGCGAAGGCCACGTGGTCGTCGGCGCGGGTGTTGGCCAAGGCGAACACCTTGACCACGGTGTTGAACTCCAGGGCCTCGGTGAACCGCACCAAGATCTCGTTGGTGATACAGTCTGAGTTGTTGACGTTCACCTCGGTCATCTCGGGGTCGTTGTTCTTCACTTTCTCCAGAGGCTCGTCGAATATGCTGGGAGCCACCTCCTCCTCCGTCTTGGCCGGCCCCTCGGGGGCCTGTTTCTCGGCTGTTGGGGTCCTGCTCTCCTCTTTGGGTTCCTTTCCCTTTAGGGACTCATCTTTTTTGACCTTCTCATCCTCCTTTTTCGGATCTGTGTTCCCAGCTCCTCTTTTCACCgtctcctcctgcttcctggtGTCTGTGTTCCTCCTGTCTCCTTTCGCCTTCTCGTCCTCCTCCCTCTTGCTTGCCTCCTTggcctcccctctcttctccttgtctCTGCTCAGACCTGGGCTCCTGTCActcaccttctcctctcccttccttttggCCGCcgtcccctcctctccacccgCAGCCTTCCCCGCCTCTTTCTTATCCACTGCAGCCCTGACCCGGCCCTTGTCAATGCCCCTGATGACCTTCTCCTCCTTGGGCTTGTCACCACCCTTGCCATCAGCTTCCTCTTTGTCTCGGGAGAAACTTTTCTTTAAGACACCCTTCTTTGGCTCCTTGCCCTGGTCTGAGTCCCGCTTGGGgcctggggtttttttgctggcatctctgcccctttcctctcCGTTCTTGGCATCTGTCTTGGTCTCAGCTTGCTTGCTTTCCtaagaattcagaaaagaaaaataaacatgaagagCTGGcttcagagagagaggaatgagtATGGGGACTGGCATTGGGGGCACTTATGTAacttccctggagcctccaaaGGACAGTCTCCATGGGGGACACCCCAACAGGGACTGGGGTTCAAGCTGCAGAGAGCGGGCTGACACCAGACTCAGAGCATCAGGGTCATGAGGACCACAACGAACACCTGAGGAGGTTGTGGCATCTCCGTCCCCAGAGGGTCCTCAGACCCAGAACTGCCCTTTCTGTCATGGGTGAGTGAGAAAGGATGCTGTCAAGTGGTACCCTGCTGAGCCATGTTGGAGCTGAGACCAAAGGAAAAAGCACTAATACTGGTCCTctctttatttaacattttgaagtttggttcatcatttaattttttaaacatcagtTATCTCAATCCCCGAGCTTTTGGGTGCCCCCTTGCATCCTGGTCTGGGTGAGCACCTCACCCACCTCGCCCAGCCCCGGCCTTGCTGCCAAGGGCAGGTCAGTGGTCCTCAGATGCTGGGACTTGACAGATGATaccttttcaaaggaaaaaaaaatggagggacCAACAGTGGGctactaacattttattttacccaGGAGGGATATTTATCAATTCTGTCTGCCATCATCATCTCATTGAAGGAAGGCCCTAACAATAAAGGAGACAGAATAAAGGACGTACCTTACATCAAATACGTATGGCTTTTTGAGAAACCCACAGAATTGTCTTTACTTTTTAGTAAAACTTTGCTGGGGACCAGCCCCTTTGTGAGGACCCTGGAATCCGCTGGGACGGCCGGCCACAGGAGGACTCTGCCGGATGCGGGATCTAGGATTCTGGCTCCGCGCTGACCATACAGGCCGTGGGAGCGAGTCAGCAGAGCGGTGGTGGAGTGTTCCATGTAGCACTGCACCCCCGCACCGCCGCGGGGCCCTATTTCTTCCTCCATGATGTCGCGTAAAGTCTGAGCCGTATTTTGAGAgtgcctgcctcccacccccatcgGAGGAGCCGGGGAGCCAAGAGGGTCGGCTAAGATGAGATGTTAGATTTAACCCAACTGTGATAGACACCCCAGAGCAAGGGGCACCTAAGGGAGGCTGGGATGTCCTTCCCCAAAGGGTTTTTAAGAGGAAGAGACTGTGGCCTGATTATTGTTAGGAGGGTTTTCTGTCTATCAGCTGTGCCTGGACGGGgtgtgggaagaggaggaggaaggtgaagCCGCCGTCCATGTCCATGgactctctgccctcctggcccttctcctccccgccccccttcCCAGAGGGCGCGCAGAGCAGCTTGGTCCTATGGAAACAGCTTGTACCTGTTCCACAAACACATGCCGTTGGGGACCAGCCCCGGGGCTTATTTAGCAGCAAAAGTCCTTGGCTCCTCTGCTGGAATCACGAGAGCCGGCCAAGGGGCACGGGGCCTGGTGAGACAGGGCCTCGGAATGCGGCCCTTTGCTCCTCTGCCCCACAGGCCCCCGGGGTCCGGCCGCTCTGGGGACTGGCCGGGGCTGTGGTGATAGAGCAAGGGGCAGGGAGCCCCTCTCCTGCCACTGGCTCCCAGGGACCTGGGTGTGACGCTCCGATCACCTGGCGGGGCTGGCCACCTCGCTGTTCCTTGACTGGAAACGGGGAGGGAGAGGGTAGATGAGGAAACCCCACGGGCAGCCCCCAGCACACCCCTAAGGCTCTGCCAGTTCAGCAGGGGAGCCCCCCTCGCCCCCCAGTTCAGGGCACTGTCATCGCAGACCCCACCTGCGCCAGCAGCTTGGTGGTGAAAGCTGGGGCCACAGCCTGGCCAGCGAGTCGGGCCCAAGCTGCAGAGGTCGGGCCCCCAAGGCAAAGAcgcctgccctcccctctccctcccttcccaaagTGTGCTCGCCTGAGCGTTTCTCCGAGCCCCCTGGGCACTGCCCAGCTGCCCTCTGCAGAGCGAGTTCCCACACACTCAGGCCTCACGTAGACAGGGAAACGCGGGACCCAGAGAGACCAGAACTTAACCAGCTTCACCGAGCGAGTTTGGGAAAAACTGGGTTTCAGACCACATTGTCTCAGAGCAGCCATGAGTCAGTGTGACCTCTGACCTTCTCCACTGGGGCCAAGGCACCGCCTCCGCCTGCATCCCTGCTGACGCCCCGAGGCCCACAGACCCTCGCACatcagcctcctcctctccccagtcAGACCCGGCCCACTTCCAGGCCCGGGCCCCCCATCAGGACTCCTTGTTCAGCATGTTAGCCTCTCTCTGCCTTGACGCCCCAGACCCTGACCTCTGCCCTTAGTCTTTATCCAGGGCGACTCCCCATCCCCTCTTAGGGTCCTTCCTCTACCCGGGGTCCTCCGGGCTTGGACCTGCCATGGTCTGTTCTCGAGGAGGTGTGCCAACCCTTTAAAAAGAACCTGATGAAGAAcaggccggggggcgggggggtggggagagccggCTAACCCTGGGTTTCCTCCAGATACCCAGGAATGAGTGGGCTGGTGCTTGCTGCAGCTCCACTCGGGCAGCCCTGGGAGCTCAGACGTTGCCTTAAAAGGAGAAGGAACCCGGAGTGCTCCCcgggctggggctgctgtggaGCCCGGCTCCTCGGCACACAGCACAGCTGCCTCCCTTCTGCTTATCTGAAGGGAGGCCAGGCCAACCTCCTTGCTTCTGGAACTGGTGGTGCATCCTGGTGACCTCCGGGGGTCATTTGGGCCTGTGTTCCTGTCTCCAGGCCTCACTCGCTATGCGTCTCTCATAGCAAGAGGCCTTTAGGTCAGTTATAATGAAGAACTTCCAGAGAGCAAAGGTCCCCAGGCCTCTAGATGAGAGACCTAAGCAGCagttacattttttccctttgggaaAAGCTTTAGGGTTCGGAGAAGCCCACAGGGGTGGTTTGGGACTCTTCCgtggaggcagagggatgggCAGGATGACCCCTGAGAGCCTCTATCAACCTGGGACACGTCGCAGGCACATAGCTCAGGCTCAGAGGCAAGCAGCGGCTCCTTCCTCCGTCCCCTCCTGGCCCCACTGCCGCACGACGTGGCTCTGTGTCTGTCACTTGGGCGAGGACCCAAGTTCCACGCCTTTCATAGGTTCAGACGGGCCCGGGTGGCATCTTCCCGTCCCCTCGGGCCTCCTGACGCTGTTTCCTCTAGGAGTCCTGCCTGACTGAACGGAGAGGAGAGCATCTCGCTCTCTCCACTGCCAAAGGCGGGAGAAACAGAATG encodes:
- the SHISA4 gene encoding protein shisa-4, which translates into the protein MRPAGLCGAAPLAVVALLVLGVPPALAGEDCLWYVDRNGSWHPGFNCEFFTFCCGTCHQRYCCRDLSLLITERQQKHCLAFSPKTIAGIASAVILFVAVVATTICCFLCSCCYLYRRRQQLQSPFEGQEIPMTGIPVQPVYPYPQDPKAGPAPPEPGFMYPPSGPVPQYPAYPAGPPIYNPAAPPPYMPPQPSYPGA
- the LMOD1 gene encoding leiomodin-1, yielding MSKVAKYRRQVSEDPDIDSLLSTLSPEEMEELEKELDVVDPDGSIPVGLLQRNQTEKQSTGAYNREAMLNFCEKETKKLIQRETSMDESKQAETKTDAKNGEERGRDASKKTPGPKRDSDQGKEPKKGVLKKSFSRDKEEADGKGGDKPKEEKVIRGIDKGRVRAAVDKKEAGKAAGGEEGTAAKRKGEEKVSDRSPGLSRDKEKRGEAKEASKREEDEKAKGDRRNTDTRKQEETVKRGAGNTDPKKEDEKVKKDESLKGKEPKEESRTPTAEKQAPEGPAKTEEEVAPSIFDEPLEKVKNNDPEMTEVNVNNSDCITNEILVRFTEALEFNTVVKVFALANTRADDHVAFAIAIMLKANKTITSLNLDSNHITGKGILAIFRALLQNNTLTELRFHNQRHICGGKTEMEIAKLLKENTTLLKLGYHFELAGPRMTVTNLLSRNMDKQRQKRLQEQRQAQEASGEKKGLLEVPKVGAVAKGSPTPSPQPSPKASPKNSPKKGGAPAAPPPPPPPLAPPLIMENLKNSLSPATQRKMGDRVLPAQEKNSRDQLLAAIRSSNLKQLKKVEVPKLLQ